The segment GGGGCGTGCCATTAAGGGTCATGCTTACCCGGCAGTGGGCTAATGCACATCCAAGACTATATCGGGAGCTCTATCAAGAGATGCTTACCTGGATGGATAAAGAACCGACCAAGGCGCATTATGCTATAGCTAAAGCAGGGATTCCCGTGGTAACGGAAAATATAGATAGGCTTCATCAGAAGGCCGGGTCAGAGACGGTAATAGAACTGCATGGCAACCTAAAACAAGGAATAGCTTTACTGGGCGACCCAATTAGGAATTGGGAAA is part of the Metallumcola ferriviriculae genome and harbors:
- a CDS encoding Sir2 family NAD-dependent protein deacetylase, with translation MFIFKTVVLTGAGISLSAGIPGYDMHWRGVPLRVMLTRQWANAHPRLYRELYQEMLTWMDKEPTKAHYAIAKAGIPVVTENIDRLHQKAGSETVIELHGNLKQGIALLGDPIRNWEKAKDTVAAADHLLVIGCSLDVKPAGDLPSAAREQGTQVSIINEDADQAVPAWLKRLKLT